A stretch of Gorilla gorilla gorilla isolate KB3781 chromosome 9, NHGRI_mGorGor1-v2.1_pri, whole genome shotgun sequence DNA encodes these proteins:
- the LOC101151494 gene encoding peptidyl-prolyl cis-trans isomerase A-like has product MVNPTVFFDIAFDGEPLGCISFKLFADKFPKTEENFHALSTGEKRFGYKGSCFHRNIPGFMCQGSDFTRHNGTGGKPIYGEKFEDENFILKHTGPGVLPMANAGPNTNGSQFFICTAKTEWLDGKHVVFGKVKEGVNIVEAVEHSGSRNGKTSKKIISIADCGQL; this is encoded by the coding sequence ATGGTCAACCCCACTGTGTTCTTCGACATTGCCTTTGACGGCGAGCCCTTGGGGTGCATCTCCTTCAAGCTGTTTGCAGACAAGTTTCCAAAGACAGAAGAAAACTTTCATGCTCTGAGCACTGGAGAGAAAAGATTTGGTTATAAGGGTTCCTGCTTTCACAGAAATATTCCAGGGTTTATGTGTCAGGGTAGTGACTTCACACGCCATAATGGCACTGGTGGCAAGCCCATCTACGGGGAGAAATTTGAAGATGAGAACTTCATCCTAAAGCATACAGGTCCTGGCGTCTTGCCCATGGCAAATGCTGGACCCAACACAAATGGTTCCCAGTTTTTCATCTGCACTGCCAAGACTGAGTGGTTGGATGGCAAGCATGTGGTCTTTGGTAAGGTGAAAGAAGGCGTGAATATTGTGGAGGCCGTGGAGCACTCTGGGTCCAGGAATGGCAAGACCAGCAAGAAGATCATCAGCATTGCTGACTGTGGACAACTCTAA